The window GAAATTCATGATGGCCCCGCGCAAATGCTAGCGAATGTACTACTCAGAACAGATTTAATCAATCTTACATATCAGCAGCGTGGTGGAGACGAAGCGATGAAAGAAATTATTGATCTTAAAAAAATGGTTCGTAATGCATTATCAGAAGTACGTCGTATCATTTACGACCTTCGACCAATGGCATTGGACGATTTAGGGTTAATACCAACGCTTCGAAAATATATAACGACAATCGAAGAATACAATCCAGAAGGTAAGATTAATTTCCAAACTTTTGGAGAAGAGAAAAGGCTAGAAACCAATTTTGAAGTAGCCATTTTCCGCATAGTCCAAGAGTGTTTAACAAATGGAACGAAACATGGGAAATTTACAGAAGCATGGGTGAAAGTAGAATGGTTGAAACAAAAGATAAATATTATCGTCAAAGATAATGGGGCTGGATTTGATCCAGAGGTTGCAAAAGAAAAATCCTTTGGGTTAATAGGTATGAAAGAACGAGTGGATTTGTTAGAGGGAACGATGAAAATTATTTCATCCCCTGGCAGAGGTACTACTATTTTGTTTAGTATCCCATTAAATGAGGAATAGTAAATACGGCTTTTTAATTATAGGAGGAAATGAACATGACAAAAATAATAATCATAGATGATCACCAACTATTTCGCGAGGGAGTAAAACGTATTTTAGATTTTGAAGACTCTTTCGAAGTAATAGCAGAAGGTGACGACGGCAATGACGTCCTAAACCTTTATGAAAAGCATCTACCAGATGTAGTATTAATGGATATTAATATGCCTACTAAAAATGGAGTAGAAGCAACAGGAGAATTATTAGAAAAATTCCCAGAAGCAAAAGTAATCATCCTATCTATCCATGACGATGAATCCTATGTATCACATGCATTAAAAACAGGTGCACTTGGATACATGTTAAAAGAAATGGATGCCAATGCCATTGTCTCAGCTATCAAAGTAGTAGCAAAAGGCGGATCATACCTACATCCAAAAGTAACACGTAACCTAGTAGCTGAATTCCGTCGCCTAAGCGAGCGCGAAAACAAAGGAAACTTCCATCAAACAGAAATTCGTCGTCCATTCCATTTACTAACAAAACGTGAATGTGAAGTACTACAATTACTAACAGATGGCCAAAGCAACCGCACAATCGGAGAAACACTATTCATCTCCGAAAAAACCGTGAAAAATCACGTATCCAGCATCCTTCAAAAAATGAACGTAAACGACCGTACCCAAGCCGTAGTAACCGGCATCAAAAACGGTTGGGTTGAAGTTCGCTAATCATAAACCCCTTTCTTGCATGTGCAAGAGAGGGGTTTTGTTTTGGAAAAATAATGCCATAAAGAGGTAATGTTGTGCAAACGACTACTAATGTAGCGAGAAACCACAGGGAAGTTGCGTAAACCCCTCCGAACGTTGCGCGTCCGAAAAACATTGCGCATATCGAATTGACTGTTGCGCAAAAGTTCCCTAATGTTGCGAGAAACTCCACCAAAGTTGCGCAACCAAAAACGTCACTCACCAATCCATCACTTCTTCTTATTCTCCAAAAAGTATCGACTAGGACCAGACCCATGAGCTATCAAATCCATACTATTTAACATGCGTGAAGCAGCATATTTCGAATCTATCATGCAAAATCTACGAAACTCTTTATTAGTAATTTTTTTATCAATTATCCAAAAGTAATCTCATACCGCTGATATATGTGCATAACGATCACTTTTTCTGCAAGCCATGCAACGCCATGTTGTATGTACACGCTGCATCCCGAACACTCCGCAACTCGGACACTCCACGCCCATCCTTATTTCACTCGAAGGAATCCAATAATATTCGCAAAGTGGTGAATACACAAAAGTAGTTCTACTCTCTCGTATGAGCTTTTCAAGAATCATCAACTCTCCATCCGAAAAACTAGTACTATTACAACTATTGTACATCTGAGTCACTCTCTCAACCATGCTCTCTAACTTATATATGGGATAATGGGTAGGCTTTTGCATAATGCGGCAGGACTTAGAGGTCATGATGACAGCACCAGTCACTTTAATCTGTGGAAGGGTCTTACGTAGAAATTCTTTCATGAAGCGAATATGTCGCATCAATTGAAAATATGGATTAGAAAAGGGGGTCTCTACTCCATTTTCTTCCTTATAAAATTCATCAAGTTCTTCATTAAAATACAAGCGGCCACTTATATTTTTCGACTCGAGGACATACAACATCGGTCGGTCACAACAATACAGTCGATTTGCACTTTCCAATCATCTAGCTCCAAACAGACATCCGAAAAAACTTGAAACTCACCGCACAAACGTAACTCCTTCAATCTATCAACAAGCCGGTTCTCACCACGCATTCCAGCCTCCTGTTTTCGAATCTCTTCCCGAATAAAATCAACCATACCAGATCCCTCAGGTAGCCTCTTCAACAAAGCGAAATGTCCACTCAATACTTCAGCTCCTTTCAACCTATATCTTACATTCCAATGACGGAATATTCTACCTATTTGTAATGGGAACTTATTAATTGAGTTTTCGTCCTAATTATGACAAAATAACCTTCAGCAGGAGGAGACATACATGAAAATATTCCAAACGATTACACTCGCAGCCTTTGCACTAACGCTGGCAGCTTGCAATAGTAACGAAGAAACAAACCAAAACACGAATTCCGCAGGTGACATCGCTCCAACGAACACACAGGTCACAACAGATCATGGTGCGGAAGACAAAAGCGAAACCAATGTAGGCTTTGAATTGTCAGGTGGCAATATTGAAGAAGCGACTAATGTACCAGAAAAAGAAAAAACGGCATTAATCGATTCCTTCACCGAATACATGGAATCATTTAACGAAGAAGATATTAAGCGCTACATGAATACAATCTCCAAAAATCCTGAAGGCTTCAACTACGATGATGAAAAAATTATGGTTGAAAAAACCTTCAACGACTACGACACGATACGTACAGCGGATAACATCACCATCATCAAATACGACAAATCGCAAGCCCAAGTATTCTCCAATATTCACACTTCACTAAAGCAAACCGACACAGGCGCTAAGCTAGACCAAAACGGTCGCCAAGTAACTGTATTTGTCAACGAAGACGATAAATGGCTAGTCTCCAGTGTTTACTACATTGGCGAAACAACTGAATAAAAACTCTTCCCCCATACATATATGACAAATATCATGTTTGGGGCTTTTTAATGCTTTCATTTCAACCAATTATTCAGTAAACTTACAAATAGGAGTGTGATTTATAAAATGAAGACAGCAATCGTAACCGACAGCACCGCATATATCCCGAAAGAAATTCGTGACCAACTGAATATTCATATGGTGCCGCTAAGCGTTGTCATCGGAAATAACACCTACCAAGAAGAACTAGACTTAGGCACCACAGAATTCTACGATAAAATCCGAAATGGTGGTGCTCTCCCAAAGACATCCCAGCCTGCTCTTGGAAAATTTATCGAAACATATGAACAACTAGCGAAAGAATACGATGCAGTTATCTCCATCCACTTATCAAGTGGCATCAGTGGAACATTTGCTGGAGCAGTACAAGCAGGAGAAATGGTAGACGACATCGATGTACGCACTTTCGACACAGAACTTTCCTGTATGGTCCAGGGCTTCTACGTACTAAAAGCCGCTGAAATGGCTGGGTCAGGTGCTACTCCAGACGCCATTATGCAACAGCTAAATAACATGAAACAAACGATGCGTGCATACTTCATGGTCGACAATCTAGACCATCTCCATCGCGGTGGAAGACTTAACGGCTTTGAGCGTGTTATTGGTTCAGTTCTGCAAGTTAAACCGATACTGCACTTCGAAAACAAAGTCATCGTTCCATTCGAAAAAGTCCGTACGCGCAAAAAAGCGATGAAACGTATATCGGACATGCTTCAGGAAGATGCTGACCAATTCAACAGCGTAAAAGCAACAATCATCCATGCAAACAACGAAAACGAAGCAATCGCATGGAAAAACGAACTCCAAGCAACAATGCCAAACGTAGATTTCACAATCAGCTATTTCGGTCCAGTGATTGGTACGCACCTTGGTGAAGGCTCGATGGGACTCGGTTGGTATAATAATAACTAATTAGGAGAATGCCCATGAACGAACAACTGCAACAATTTCTCACTGGCCGAATTTGGCTTCGCGAACACACACCATTCCCACGCGAAGTCATCGACGCCCACATCGACTCCGGTCACATCCACCTAAAGCCTGGCATCAACACAATTACACAGTCCGTCCTTTTTTGGCAATCAAAGAAGAGTGTCTGCAACAGATGCCACAATACGAACCAATCCTTATTTCACTCATTCAACTGTGCACGCTGTAACAAAATTTGTACCTATTGCCGCCACTGTATACGAATGGGACGGGTGAGCAGTTGTTCGGAGTTACTCCTTTGGGACAAGCAGCATGCTCACGGCGTGAACATTCATATGTTTGCATGGAGCGGCCAGCTAACTCCACTTCAACAAAAGGCAAGTGAAGAACTACTTTCAAGTGTCGAACAAAATCAGTCACACTTAGTCCACGCTGTATGTGGAGCAGGAAAAACAGAGCTCCTATTTCCAGCCATATTTGCAAGCTTACAGGCAGGGAAAAGGGTTTGCGTTGCCGCCCCGAGAACCGATGTTATTTTAGAGTTATTCCCTCGCTTTCAAAAAGTCTTCCCAAACACAACAATTCACGCACTGTACGGAGGTGCACCTGACCAACAAGGTTTTGCCGAATTAGTGCTCGCCACAACCCATCAACTCTATCGATTTGAACAAGCCTTCGACGTCCTATTCGTCGATGAAGCAGATGCTTTTCCCTATTACGCAGACGAAACACTCCAACAAGCAGTCTCAAAAGCCGCTAAACAACACGCTGCCATTCATTATGTAACAGCCACTCCTACTAAATTATTAAAAACAACCAACCAATCCATTCTCACAAGAAGATATCACGGCCAAGACCTTCCAGTACCACGATTCGATAGTCTCTGGGGATACGCAAGGCAACTGAAAAAAGGGAAAATCCCTTCTAAACTACAAAAGTGGATAAATGAAAAAATAGAAACGAAGACGCCTTTTCTCATCTTTCTCCCTACTATTAAAATGCTAGAAAACTTCCCAGGAGAGTTACCAAGAGTACATGCCGAGCATCCAGATAGGAAAGAACTAGTCATGCTATTACGAGAAAAGAAAATACCTGGCTTATTAACAACAACCATATTAGAACGAGGGGTAACGATTGAAAATGTCCATGTAGCCGTAGTCGGTGCAGAGCAACCGATTTTCACCTCCAGTGCGCTCATTCAAATAAGTGGACGAGTCGGTAGATCAGCGCAGTATCCAGATGGAGATATTGTGTTCTTTCACCATGGAATTAGTATAGAAATGGATAAAGCACAGGATGCGATAGAAGGGTGGAATCGTTCATGACCTGCTTAATTTGCGGCGCTTCTTATCAATCTACGCCAACCTGGTCCAAGCTTTTTTTATACGAGCTAGACTCTTCTACTTGCTCAAGATGCTTCGATAAATTTGAAATATCAGAGTCGACCATTGATTTTACGGATTTTCTAGGAACTCCTTATGAAGGCGCAGTCGACTCAGTCTTTTGTATATACACCTACAATGAGCCAATGAAAGAATACTTACTCCAATATAAATTCCTGCAAGACGTTGCATTAGCAAAAGTATTTGCTCCCAAGCTGCAACAGGCATGTCAGACGAAGGAAGGTATTGTTGTCCCGATTGCCATGCATCCAGAAAAATTAGTACTACGCACTTTCGCACAAGTCGAGGAGCTGCTAAATGCAGCACAAATTTCTTATCAACAATTACTCATTAAAACTAAATCTGAATCTCAAGGTAAGAAAACAAAAAGGGACCGTTTAAAAACAACAAATCTGTTCGATGCATTCCAAACAATCGAGGCAACAAATTATATTTTATTCGACGACATTTACACTACAGGTGCAACCATTCACCAGGCAGCGAAGATTTTAAAGGATGCAGGTGCCAAAAGTGTCGACGCAATCACTTTAATAAAAGGCTAACTTGCCGATATAAAGTAAGAGAATATAATCTGGAGGTAACAACATGGGTGAACTAAAAAATTGTCCGTCATGCGGCGACTTTTTTAACTATACGGGACTTAGAGAAGTATGTAACAATTGCGCAATGAACGAAGAAAAATTATACGAAGTAGTATACCGCTTCCTCCGTAAGCGCGAAAACCGTGCAGCAACTGTGGAGCGGATTGTAGAAGCAACCGGCGTGGAAGAGTCACTACTACATAAATGGGTACGCAAAAACCGTTTACAACCAGCCATGTTCCCAAACCTAGGCTATCCGTGCGACAGCTGTGGGAAAATCACACAATCAGGGAAACTATGCAAAACTTGCGTAGATGACTTACAATCTGGACTTCGCCAATTTGACGCAGCAAAAGAATTCCGAGAAAAAGTTTCCGAAAGAGAAAGTGGTACTTACTATTCAGATAACAAGAAGAAATAACTCTCACCTCGTGTGGGAGTTTTTACTTTATCTAAACCAATCCTAACTGCAACATAAAAGAACTTAACTACCACATAAACACACCAAATCAACACATAAACTTACCTAACTACCACATAAGGAACAATGACTACCACATAAATCCGCATATTCACCACATAACCTTCCATTAACTCCGCTCAAGCCCCACCAAAAGACACTCCAATTCCAATAGATCCTTTAATTCCCAAGACCTATTCCATACAAATCGTTCAAATTACTCTAAACACTTCATATTTCGTGCCGAAATAAGATATAGACACTTCGAAAAGAAGAGGGGAGGACGAAATTATATGAAAATCACAAATGTTGGTGTAAACCAGATTAATCCATACAAACGCAATCAACAGCAAGCTGAAAAAGTACAAAACACAACTAAAACTACTGCAGATCAGTTGGAAATATCGTCTGCTGCTAAAAGCATGCAAACAAAATCGCCTGTTGAAGTAAAACAAGCAGAACGAGTTGCCGCCATCAAAGCAGATATCGATGCAGGAACTTACAAAGTAGATGCAAAGAAACTAGCATCGAACATCCTAAATTACTATCGCCTATAAAGTGAAACTTCCATCAATTGAAATCACTATTCCATTGATGGTTAGTTGAAACAATCGGGGATTTACAGGCTGTTTATAAAAATATTACAGCCTGTTAAACCGGGATAAAAAGGAGCTTACAAACATGTCCATCGTTAACATTTTGCAATCACTAACTAAACTAGATATGTTTCACAAAAGCTTGCTAGAGGTTGCATACAAAAAAACAGAAGCTATCAAAACGGGGGACATGGACAGTCTAAACCAGCTGCTCAAGGACGAGCAGGCACATGTAGCAGGCATTTCACAGCTAGAACAACAGCGTCAATCAGAGGTAACGGATTACCTTCGAGCAAAAGGAATTGCTCCTACTGACAATCCAACTGTTGCACTTGTCTTAGAAAATACCAACACAGTCGAAGAAAAAGCTCAGCTAACAAAAGCACGTAATAATCTATTACTAACATTAGAAACATTAAAACACCAAAATGATCTAAATCAAAAATTAACTTTGCAATCACTTCAATTTGTTAATTTAACACTAGATGCATTAAGACCAAAGCCAGACCAAATAAACTACTCGAGATCTGAAGTACAAAGTCCCTCAAAAGACAAAACCTACTTCGACTCACAAGCATAAGGAGGCGAACCCATGGGCTCCACATTTATGGGACTAGAAACAAGTAAACGCGGACTTTACACGCAACAATCCGCACTGTATACAACCGGGCACAATATATCTAACGCTAACACATTAGGCTATTCGCGACAACGAGTTAACATGGAAGCGACATTAGGCTATCCTGGAACAGGTCTAAATGCTCCAAAAATCCCAGGTCATCTTGGTACGGGTGTGCAAGCACAATCTGTTCAAAGAATTCGTGATCAATTCATCGATCGTCAGTATCGTCAAGAAACGACGAAACTTGGGTATTGGGAATCACGAACTAATGCAATTTCACAAATGGAAGACATCATGGCGGAACCTTCCGAATTCGGATTAAACACTTCGTTAGATCAATTTTGGAAATCGCTTCAGGATTTAAGTACAAATCCTGAAAATGCAGCAGCTCGTAAAGTAGTTGTACAACGAGGAATTGGCGTAGCGGAATCCTTCAACTATATCAATAAGCAACTTTCAGATATTCAAGGAAACATTAAAAATGAAATTCTTACATCCACAGATGATATAAACTCTATTTTAAAGCAAATAGCTTCTATGAATGAACAAATACAAGCTATTGAACCGAATGGTTATATGCCGAACGATTTATATGATGCTCGTGATAACTTGCTTGATGAACTATCGCAATACTTCCCAATTGAAATTGAATATACAAAATCGGGTGGTAATTCATTAGCAATTGCTGAAGGATCTGTAAAAGTATCTATAAAAACAAAAACGGGAAGTATAGAAATAATCAACGGTAAAGATGCAGGTAAGCTTACCCCAAATGGAATGTCCAAAAATGATAACTTTGAACCTTTCAATGGCTTCACGCTAGCTGGAAGTGGTGCAGTTACGGGGGGACCAATATCATATGATGATATGGAACTAAACAAAGGTAAAATGTTATCTTTGATAAATTCATATGGGCATGGTACAGATGCCACTAATGCAGAAGGTTACTATCCTGAGATGCTAGCAAAATTAGATAAAATGGCTAATGAGTTTGCAAAAACCTTTAATGCTATTCATGAAAAGGGACACCCACTAGCTGGAAGTGCTGACATTGCGGATTTCTTTGACGTTACTAACCAAGGGGCAGCCGGTATAAAAGTCAATGCTGATATTATTAAAAACCCTGGAAGCATAGCTGCTTCGAATAGTTTAGGCGAAGAAGGAAACGGGGCAATTGCCATACTTCTAGCAAATATGAAGTCAAAGATTCTAGATGGACAAGACGGTAATGGAGATTTGGATGGAGCAACAGTTCAATCATTCTATCAATCTATGATTGGCCAACTTGGTGTAGATGGCGAACAAGCAGCAAGACTGGCTTATAATTCTGCGACTATCAAGTTAACTGTAGAAAATAATCGCGCGTCAGTCAGCTCCGTTTCTTTAGATGAAGAAATGACGAATATGATTATATTCCAACAAGCCTACAACGCATCTGCTCGAATGATTACAGTAGTCGATGAAACATTAGATAAAATTATCAACGGCATGGGTCGAGTAGGATTATAATTTAGAAAAGCGTAAGCGCCTCGTCCAGCTCCGACAAGCAAATGGACAAAATCGAGGATGGCGATTCTTAGCCACCACAGATTTTATCCATTTGACCTTGAGGAGCTAGGCGCTGAAGTCTAGACAAT is drawn from Psychrobacillus sp. INOP01 and contains these coding sequences:
- a CDS encoding sensor histidine kinase, whose amino-acid sequence is MTNKNFEKQSLDVIFDRMVEVMDHSKKDIFIISEQSRQSFEEMKVELEIIRGDIETVIIEGDMLESKSKLARNRLAEVSKNFDSYDEPQVRQAYENANEIQINLLIKRSEERQLRHRRDDLERRLQGLLEMIERADHLVNQVNIVMNYLTSDLKNVGAALENAKIKQDFTLKIIEAQEEERKRLSREIHDGPAQMLANVLLRTDLINLTYQQRGGDEAMKEIIDLKKMVRNALSEVRRIIYDLRPMALDDLGLIPTLRKYITTIEEYNPEGKINFQTFGEEKRLETNFEVAIFRIVQECLTNGTKHGKFTEAWVKVEWLKQKINIIVKDNGAGFDPEVAKEKSFGLIGMKERVDLLEGTMKIISSPGRGTTILFSIPLNEE
- a CDS encoding response regulator transcription factor; this translates as MTKIIIIDDHQLFREGVKRILDFEDSFEVIAEGDDGNDVLNLYEKHLPDVVLMDINMPTKNGVEATGELLEKFPEAKVIILSIHDDESYVSHALKTGALGYMLKEMDANAIVSAIKVVAKGGSYLHPKVTRNLVAEFRRLSERENKGNFHQTEIRRPFHLLTKRECEVLQLLTDGQSNRTIGETLFISEKTVKNHVSSILQKMNVNDRTQAVVTGIKNGWVEVR
- a CDS encoding nuclease-related domain-containing protein: MESANRLYCCDRPMLYVLESKNISGRLYFNEELDEFYKEENGVETPFSNPYFQLMRHIRFMKEFLRKTLPQIKVTGAVIMTSKSCRIMQKPTHYPIYKLESMVERVTQMYNSCNSTSFSDGELMILEKLIRESRTTFVYSPLCEYYWIPSSEIRMGVECPSCGVFGMQRVHTTWRCMACRKSDRYAHISAV
- a CDS encoding nuclear transport factor 2 family protein; its protein translation is MKIFQTITLAAFALTLAACNSNEETNQNTNSAGDIAPTNTQVTTDHGAEDKSETNVGFELSGGNIEEATNVPEKEKTALIDSFTEYMESFNEEDIKRYMNTISKNPEGFNYDDEKIMVEKTFNDYDTIRTADNITIIKYDKSQAQVFSNIHTSLKQTDTGAKLDQNGRQVTVFVNEDDKWLVSSVYYIGETTE
- a CDS encoding DegV family protein, whose product is MKTAIVTDSTAYIPKEIRDQLNIHMVPLSVVIGNNTYQEELDLGTTEFYDKIRNGGALPKTSQPALGKFIETYEQLAKEYDAVISIHLSSGISGTFAGAVQAGEMVDDIDVRTFDTELSCMVQGFYVLKAAEMAGSGATPDAIMQQLNNMKQTMRAYFMVDNLDHLHRGGRLNGFERVIGSVLQVKPILHFENKVIVPFEKVRTRKKAMKRISDMLQEDADQFNSVKATIIHANNENEAIAWKNELQATMPNVDFTISYFGPVIGTHLGEGSMGLGWYNNN
- a CDS encoding DEAD/DEAH box helicase yields the protein MFAWSGQLTPLQQKASEELLSSVEQNQSHLVHAVCGAGKTELLFPAIFASLQAGKRVCVAAPRTDVILELFPRFQKVFPNTTIHALYGGAPDQQGFAELVLATTHQLYRFEQAFDVLFVDEADAFPYYADETLQQAVSKAAKQHAAIHYVTATPTKLLKTTNQSILTRRYHGQDLPVPRFDSLWGYARQLKKGKIPSKLQKWINEKIETKTPFLIFLPTIKMLENFPGELPRVHAEHPDRKELVMLLREKKIPGLLTTTILERGVTIENVHVAVVGAEQPIFTSSALIQISGRVGRSAQYPDGDIVFFHHGISIEMDKAQDAIEGWNRS
- a CDS encoding ComF family protein, whose amino-acid sequence is MTCLICGASYQSTPTWSKLFLYELDSSTCSRCFDKFEISESTIDFTDFLGTPYEGAVDSVFCIYTYNEPMKEYLLQYKFLQDVALAKVFAPKLQQACQTKEGIVVPIAMHPEKLVLRTFAQVEELLNAAQISYQQLLIKTKSESQGKKTKRDRLKTTNLFDAFQTIEATNYILFDDIYTTGATIHQAAKILKDAGAKSVDAITLIKG
- a CDS encoding TIGR03826 family flagellar region protein — translated: MGELKNCPSCGDFFNYTGLREVCNNCAMNEEKLYEVVYRFLRKRENRAATVERIVEATGVEESLLHKWVRKNRLQPAMFPNLGYPCDSCGKITQSGKLCKTCVDDLQSGLRQFDAAKEFREKVSERESGTYYSDNKKK
- the flgM gene encoding flagellar biosynthesis anti-sigma factor FlgM, yielding MKITNVGVNQINPYKRNQQQAEKVQNTTKTTADQLEISSAAKSMQTKSPVEVKQAERVAAIKADIDAGTYKVDAKKLASNILNYYRL
- a CDS encoding flagellar protein FlgN, yielding MSIVNILQSLTKLDMFHKSLLEVAYKKTEAIKTGDMDSLNQLLKDEQAHVAGISQLEQQRQSEVTDYLRAKGIAPTDNPTVALVLENTNTVEEKAQLTKARNNLLLTLETLKHQNDLNQKLTLQSLQFVNLTLDALRPKPDQINYSRSEVQSPSKDKTYFDSQA
- the flgK gene encoding flagellar hook-associated protein FlgK produces the protein MGSTFMGLETSKRGLYTQQSALYTTGHNISNANTLGYSRQRVNMEATLGYPGTGLNAPKIPGHLGTGVQAQSVQRIRDQFIDRQYRQETTKLGYWESRTNAISQMEDIMAEPSEFGLNTSLDQFWKSLQDLSTNPENAAARKVVVQRGIGVAESFNYINKQLSDIQGNIKNEILTSTDDINSILKQIASMNEQIQAIEPNGYMPNDLYDARDNLLDELSQYFPIEIEYTKSGGNSLAIAEGSVKVSIKTKTGSIEIINGKDAGKLTPNGMSKNDNFEPFNGFTLAGSGAVTGGPISYDDMELNKGKMLSLINSYGHGTDATNAEGYYPEMLAKLDKMANEFAKTFNAIHEKGHPLAGSADIADFFDVTNQGAAGIKVNADIIKNPGSIAASNSLGEEGNGAIAILLANMKSKILDGQDGNGDLDGATVQSFYQSMIGQLGVDGEQAARLAYNSATIKLTVENNRASVSSVSLDEEMTNMIIFQQAYNASARMITVVDETLDKIINGMGRVGL